One Primulina tabacum isolate GXHZ01 chromosome 10, ASM2559414v2, whole genome shotgun sequence DNA segment encodes these proteins:
- the LOC142505661 gene encoding F-box protein At3g07870-like produces the protein MAADKTTLLALVRPMELYRSKRRGNYLVTSEGGNNSTEEQQCDGTAALITRLSEPLVLELPDHILCDIFSRLPLKSIFCCSFVCKLFLRLVRDPSFIEFHRARSSILTTNLIFQQTVGQLGTRHLFTFNHEEPPLLFCSCDDENKYYCCHHGLYAWNISVFTFHTRKHVLVGSCNGLLCLYFDSSPKPFYAICNPIRCEQIELPCLAISAPFSTCTNHSGFGYCPKTKQYKVISLMCLPSIDPMTSEESQSLLADVYTLGSDSWKRIENAPWPKHKSFEPLLNGALHWITNSHKPCELISSFDLAEETFKFVPAPAHFSLQYMDRISSINIGVLKNCLCICYIYKDTVFEAWLMREYGVKESWTRKFSIDMKFYDQMSFEDLQLQRPIKFLNNGDLWFISRKKSLVSFSPTKRTFKKLRPMGPSTSEVIVHDLSFISPKDVVGANAHN, from the coding sequence ATGGCTGCTGATAAAACTACTCTTCTGGCATTAGTTCGTCCAATGGAGTTATACAGAAGCAAGAGACGTGGTAACTATTTGGTGACTAGTGAAGGAGGAAACAACTCTACTGAAGAGCAACAATGTGATGGTACTGCAGCGTTGATAACTAGATTAAGTGAACCCTTAGTACTTGAGTTACCGGACCATATATTATGTGATATTTTTTCAAGGCTTCCGCTGAAGAGTATATTTTGCTGTAGTTTTGTTTGCAAGTTGTTTTTACGACTAGTCAGGGATCCTAGTTTTATCGAATTTCATCGCGCAAGATCATCTATCTTAACAACCAATCTAATTTTTCAACAAACTGTTGGTCAGTTGGGCACTCGCCACCTTTTTACCTTTAATCATGAGGAACCACCTTTACTATTTTGCTCATGTgatgatgaaaataaatattattgctGTCATCATGGGCTATATGCTTGGAATATTTCGGTGTTTACTTTTCATACCAGAAAACATGTTCTTGTTGGATCATGTAATGGACTGCTATGTTTGTATTTTGATTCATCACCAAAGCCTTTCTATGCTATCTGCAACCCTATTCGCTGCGAACAGATAGAGCTTCCTTGCCTGGCCATCTCGGCTCCATTTTCTACTTGCACAAACCATTCTGGATTTGGATATTGTCCGAAGACCAAACAGTACAAGGTTATCAGTCTCATGTGTCTTCCATCCATTGACCCCATGACCTCTGAAGAATCGCAAAGTTTGTTAGCTGATGTGTACACACTTGGATCGGATTCATGGAAAAGGATTGAAAATGCCCCTTGGCCCAAACACAAGTCGTTTGAGCCTCTTCTAAATGGTGCACTTCATTGGATAACCAACAGTCACAAACCTTGTGAGCTTATAAGCTCATTTGACTTGGCAGAAGAAACGTTCAAGTTTGTCCCAGCTCCAGCTCACTTCAGTCTACAGTATATGGACAGAATCTCCAGCATCAATATCGGTGTCCTAAAAAATTGCCTCTGCATCTGCTACATTTACAAGGATACTGTCTTTGAGGCCTGGTTAATGAGAGAATATGGAGTTAAAGAATCATGGACCAGAAAATTCAGCATTGACATGAAGTTTTATGATCAGATGTCGTTTGAGGATCTTCAACTGCAACGACCAATCAAATTCCTGAACAATGGGGATCTATGGTTTATATCTAGGAAAAAATCTCTTGTTTCTTTCAGCCCTACTAAAAGAACGTTCAAGAAACTAAGGCCGATGGGACCTTCGACATCCGAGGTTATTGTGCACGATTTGAGCTTCATATCTCCAAAGGATGTTGTGGGAGCAAATGCGCATAACTGA